The following coding sequences lie in one Synechococcus sp. CC9902 genomic window:
- a CDS encoding sodium-dependent transporter → MAIKEHWRSGFGFVLAAAGSAVGLGNLWGFAYRASQGGGGAFLFLYLLIVLVVCLPVLVAEMVLGRSTGHSPLLAPVTAAGKRWQPMGWLFVLASCGILAFYAVLMGWTGVTLIQVVTQGLPADIGEAEAFFAGLSGGRAALLGQLVSLVLTAVVVAAGVRGGIERLSRWGLPLLFALLIGLAIWAAGLDGAGEGYRTFLLRWDGSELTNLTTIRNAFTQAFFSIGTGIGCILAYSAYLDRDAHLPREAVAVVGMDTAVGLLAGMVTFPVVMSFGLQDVISGSTLGTIFIALPTGLASLGSTGKLVALLFFGLAFLAAITSAVSLLEVPVACLMDRLNWTRSRAVWVSTAVIFVLGLPAATSLGVLGWMDSVFGGLLLILGGLLLALLLGWVVPRRFSDDLEQSSTPPALRRFLLVLLRWVSPPIVATGLVISVIDLVQG, encoded by the coding sequence ATGGCGATCAAGGAGCACTGGCGGTCTGGCTTCGGATTTGTTCTGGCGGCGGCTGGCAGTGCCGTTGGTTTGGGAAATCTCTGGGGGTTTGCCTACCGCGCCTCCCAGGGTGGCGGTGGAGCGTTTTTGTTCTTGTACCTCTTAATTGTTTTGGTGGTCTGCCTGCCGGTGTTGGTGGCGGAAATGGTGTTGGGCCGCAGCACAGGCCACAGCCCGTTGCTGGCTCCGGTTACGGCTGCAGGCAAGCGTTGGCAACCGATGGGCTGGCTGTTTGTGCTGGCGTCCTGCGGGATTTTGGCGTTTTACGCCGTGTTGATGGGCTGGACAGGGGTGACCTTGATTCAGGTGGTAACCCAAGGCCTTCCTGCCGATATCGGCGAGGCCGAGGCCTTTTTTGCAGGATTGAGTGGTGGCCGTGCCGCTCTGCTTGGTCAATTGGTGAGCCTTGTGCTCACGGCAGTGGTGGTGGCGGCAGGCGTGCGCGGTGGCATCGAGCGGTTATCCCGTTGGGGTTTACCGCTGTTGTTTGCCCTCTTAATCGGCTTGGCCATCTGGGCGGCTGGCCTTGATGGTGCGGGGGAGGGATACCGGACCTTCTTGCTGCGTTGGGATGGATCGGAACTCACGAATCTCACCACGATTCGCAATGCCTTTACGCAGGCCTTTTTCTCGATTGGCACCGGTATTGGCTGCATTTTGGCTTACTCCGCCTATCTCGACCGTGATGCTCACCTGCCCAGGGAGGCCGTGGCCGTGGTGGGGATGGATACGGCTGTGGGGCTGTTGGCAGGCATGGTGACGTTCCCTGTGGTGATGAGTTTTGGACTTCAGGATGTGATCAGCGGATCGACGCTGGGCACGATCTTTATTGCCTTGCCCACAGGTTTGGCTTCCCTGGGATCAACGGGAAAACTCGTGGCGTTGTTGTTTTTCGGATTGGCTTTTCTGGCTGCGATTACCTCCGCCGTCTCGCTGCTGGAGGTGCCTGTGGCGTGTTTGATGGATCGCTTGAATTGGACCCGTTCCCGTGCGGTGTGGGTCTCCACCGCTGTGATCTTTGTGCTCGGGTTGCCCGCAGCAACATCCCTGGGCGTTTTGGGATGGATGGACTCGGTGTTTGGCGGTTTGCTGCTGATCCTTGGGGGGTTGCTACTGGCTCTTTTGCTCGGCTGGGTGGTGCCCCGACGCTTCTCAGACGATTTGGAACAGTCGTCCACCCCTCCGGCGCTGCGCCGTTTCCTCCTGGTGTTGTTGCGCTGGGTGTCCCCACCGATCGTTGCTACAGGCCTGGTGATCAGCGTGATCGACCTGGTGCAGGGCTGA
- a CDS encoding (2Fe-2S) ferredoxin domain-containing protein, which yields MTPAKISHHLLLCATPSKAKCCDPAKGAATWDALKQGVKRLGLEAASRPEGMVLRSKVDCLRICDRGPVLLIWPDGTWYGEVTPDRIERILTEHVIGGEPIEEWLIQRSTMDPNQAAAS from the coding sequence ATGACTCCAGCCAAGATCAGTCATCACCTTCTGCTTTGCGCCACCCCGAGCAAGGCCAAATGCTGTGATCCCGCCAAGGGAGCAGCTACTTGGGATGCTCTGAAACAGGGTGTCAAACGCCTTGGACTCGAAGCCGCATCCCGGCCTGAAGGCATGGTGTTGCGCAGCAAAGTTGATTGTTTACGAATCTGCGATCGCGGACCCGTACTGCTGATTTGGCCCGATGGCACTTGGTATGGAGAGGTCACTCCCGACCGCATTGAACGGATTCTCACCGAACACGTGATCGGCGGAGAACCGATCGAAGAATGGCTGATTCAACGGTCGACGATGGACCCCAACCAGGCAGCGGCGAGCTGA
- a CDS encoding alpha/beta fold hydrolase encodes MANDPQLLKQLGVSSFQQRFPWFGGDLQTLRDTLRTVDLPDETGRRVLVDVPALPTGAAQSGQLLALLDQPNREPRGLVLLLHGLGGSSSREGLRRMGLCLQSAGFAVLRLNLRGADPGREFAGGTYAARCNSDLLPVIARARELAGDRPLLGAGISLGGTMLLNACLSFPGVLDGLFCASSPLDLADCSASIERPRNRVYQRWLLKRLVRQTLADPFGVSATELEELSGDAAPRTIRAFDAAVTAPRWGFNDVEAYYREASPLLHLIAGQDKLPPTLLLQALDDPWVPASAAIHLANALETMSPIGLQFTRKGGHNGFHGRGGCWGDQLAAAWLGSIVDR; translated from the coding sequence ATGGCGAATGACCCTCAGCTGTTGAAGCAGCTGGGGGTTTCTTCGTTTCAGCAGCGTTTTCCTTGGTTTGGGGGTGATCTCCAAACACTGCGCGACACCCTTCGCACCGTGGATCTTCCCGATGAGACGGGTCGTCGGGTGTTGGTGGATGTGCCTGCGCTGCCAACGGGGGCGGCGCAATCCGGACAACTCTTGGCCCTTCTTGATCAACCGAATCGGGAGCCCCGTGGCCTGGTGTTGTTGCTGCATGGCTTGGGAGGGTCGAGTTCCCGGGAAGGCCTACGGCGGATGGGGCTTTGTTTGCAGTCGGCTGGATTTGCCGTGCTGCGTCTCAATCTGAGGGGAGCGGATCCTGGTCGTGAATTTGCCGGCGGCACCTATGCGGCACGCTGCAACAGTGACCTCCTGCCGGTGATTGCCCGTGCCCGTGAGCTGGCCGGTGATCGTCCGTTGTTGGGTGCTGGCATTTCCCTGGGGGGAACGATGTTGCTCAATGCCTGCCTCAGTTTTCCTGGGGTTTTGGATGGGCTTTTTTGTGCGAGCAGTCCGCTGGATCTCGCGGATTGCAGTGCCTCGATCGAGCGTCCCCGGAATCGGGTGTATCAACGTTGGCTGCTCAAGCGGTTGGTGCGTCAGACCCTTGCGGATCCCTTCGGCGTTAGCGCTACAGAGTTAGAAGAGCTCAGCGGTGATGCTGCCCCGCGCACAATTCGCGCCTTCGATGCTGCCGTGACGGCACCGCGGTGGGGCTTTAACGACGTGGAGGCCTATTACCGGGAGGCCTCACCGTTGCTTCATCTCATCGCTGGGCAAGACAAGCTGCCGCCCACCTTGTTGCTTCAGGCGTTGGATGATCCATGGGTGCCAGCCTCAGCTGCCATCCACTTGGCAAATGCCTTGGAGACCATGAGCCCGATCGGGTTGCAGTTCACCAGAAAGGGAGGACATAACGGGTTTCATGGTCGAGGGGGCTGCTGGGGTGATCAGCTCGCCGCTGCCTGGTTGGGGTCCATCGTCGACCGTTGA
- a CDS encoding 1-deoxy-D-xylulose-5-phosphate reductoisomerase, with translation MKAISVLGSTGSIGTQTLQIVDDFPDQFRVVALTAGRNLALLVEQIQRHQPELVALADEALLPELKQRLEALDPSDRPAQCPEMVGGPDGLEVAASWGSAELVVTGIVGCAGLLPTLAAVRAGKDLALANKETLIAAGPVVLPELKKSGSRLLPADSEHSAIFQCLQGTPWADTARLSTGVPTPGLRRIQLTASGGAFRDWNAADLEKATVADATSHPNWSMGRKITVDSASLMNKGLEVIEAHYLFGLDYDHIEIVIHPQSIIHSMVEMADSSVLAQLGWPDMKLPILYCLSWPSRLETPWRRLDLTEVGQLSFRAPDPNKYPCMELAYAAGRAGGTMPAVMNAANEEAVAQFLEERIHFLDIPEVIEAACERHKPDLMAHPQLDDVLEVDQWARTAVREQVSRGTTRIPGPAVAA, from the coding sequence ATGAAAGCCATCAGCGTGCTGGGTTCCACAGGGTCGATCGGTACACAGACCCTGCAAATCGTTGACGACTTCCCCGACCAGTTCCGCGTCGTAGCGCTCACAGCGGGCCGCAATTTGGCCCTTTTGGTGGAGCAGATCCAGCGGCATCAGCCGGAGCTGGTGGCCTTGGCCGATGAAGCCTTACTTCCAGAATTGAAACAGCGTTTGGAGGCCCTTGATCCCTCCGACCGACCCGCTCAATGTCCTGAAATGGTGGGAGGCCCAGATGGTCTAGAGGTAGCCGCCTCTTGGGGCAGTGCCGAGCTTGTGGTGACAGGCATCGTGGGCTGCGCCGGCCTCCTACCCACCCTGGCTGCCGTGCGGGCTGGCAAGGATCTGGCTCTGGCCAACAAGGAAACCCTGATTGCAGCAGGCCCGGTGGTCTTGCCCGAGCTGAAAAAAAGCGGCAGTCGATTGTTGCCAGCGGATTCAGAACACTCCGCCATTTTTCAATGCCTGCAAGGCACCCCATGGGCTGACACCGCTCGCCTATCCACCGGCGTACCCACCCCTGGGCTGCGACGCATCCAACTCACCGCATCGGGTGGTGCATTCCGCGATTGGAACGCCGCAGACCTTGAGAAGGCCACGGTTGCTGATGCCACCAGTCATCCCAACTGGAGCATGGGCCGCAAAATCACGGTCGATTCCGCCTCCTTAATGAACAAAGGCCTGGAGGTGATCGAAGCTCATTACTTATTCGGGCTGGATTACGACCACATCGAAATCGTGATTCATCCCCAAAGCATCATCCACTCGATGGTGGAGATGGCCGATTCCTCGGTGTTGGCGCAACTGGGCTGGCCCGACATGAAACTACCCATCCTGTATTGCCTGAGCTGGCCGTCCCGATTGGAAACACCTTGGCGGCGCCTTGATCTCACGGAAGTGGGACAACTCAGCTTCCGTGCACCCGATCCCAATAAATATCCATGCATGGAATTGGCCTATGCCGCGGGCCGCGCTGGGGGAACGATGCCCGCCGTGATGAATGCCGCCAACGAAGAAGCCGTGGCCCAGTTCCTTGAAGAGCGCATCCACTTCCTCGATATTCCTGAAGTGATCGAAGCGGCTTGCGAGCGCCACAAACCCGATCTCATGGCCCATCCCCAACTCGATGATGTGCTGGAGGTGGATCAATGGGCGCGGACGGCGGTGCGTGAACAGGTGAGTCGAGGCACCACGAGGATTCCAGGCCCTGCCGTCGCGGCATGA